The following coding sequences lie in one Sphingopyxis macrogoltabida genomic window:
- a CDS encoding HpcH/HpaI aldolase/citrate lyase family protein yields the protein MRLRSLLFVPGDSEKKFVKASGIGADVLILDLEDSVAPSMKEAARAQVAALLDDRSEHDWSFFVRVNPFDTGLTFDDLAAVVKPGLDGLLIPKANGAADIERIGQELDRLEAKAGMEQGSVKIAVVATETPLAMFNLGSYAPPHPRLVALTWGAEDLAAAIGATGNKEEDGHWTDPYRLARSLCLYASAAAGVAPVDTLYADFRNPEGLEADCRRARRDGFTGRIAIHPDQVAIINRCFSPSDEEIAEAQKIVDAFAANPDAGTLGIDGKMVDIPHLKAARRTLASA from the coding sequence GTGAGGCTTCGCTCGCTCCTCTTCGTGCCCGGCGACAGCGAGAAGAAATTCGTCAAGGCCAGCGGCATCGGCGCCGACGTCCTGATCCTCGACCTCGAGGACAGCGTCGCGCCAAGCATGAAAGAGGCCGCGCGCGCGCAGGTCGCCGCGCTCCTCGACGACAGGAGCGAGCATGACTGGTCCTTCTTCGTGCGGGTGAACCCCTTCGACACCGGCCTGACTTTCGACGATCTCGCGGCGGTGGTGAAGCCGGGGCTCGACGGGCTGCTCATCCCGAAGGCCAATGGCGCTGCCGATATCGAACGGATCGGACAGGAGCTCGACCGCCTCGAGGCCAAGGCCGGAATGGAGCAAGGCAGTGTCAAGATCGCCGTCGTCGCGACCGAGACCCCGCTCGCAATGTTCAACCTCGGCAGCTACGCGCCGCCGCATCCGCGGCTTGTTGCGCTCACCTGGGGCGCCGAAGATCTCGCCGCCGCGATCGGCGCAACGGGCAATAAGGAAGAGGACGGCCACTGGACCGATCCCTACCGCCTCGCCCGCTCGCTCTGTCTCTATGCCTCGGCCGCGGCAGGCGTCGCGCCGGTCGACACGCTTTATGCCGATTTCCGCAACCCCGAAGGGCTCGAGGCCGATTGCCGCCGCGCGCGCCGCGACGGCTTCACCGGGCGCATCGCGATCCATCCCGACCAGGTCGCGATCATCAACCGCTGCTTCAGCCCCTCGGACGAGGAGATCGCCGAGGCGCAGAAGATCGTCGATGCCTTTGCCGCGAACCCCGATGCGGGAACGCTCGGCATCGACGGGAAAATGGTCGACATCCCGCATTTGAAGGCCGCGCGCCGCACGCTTGCCAGCGCCTGA